The DNA region GAGATCGCCCTCCGGCTCTTTGACGGACGCATCGGTCGCTTCCTCTTCACGAGCACGGCGGCCGTCTATTACTGCGTAAAAGATCTCGTCTGTCCTTTCGCCGAGTCAGATACCGACGTGTTTCCCCTGCGAGAGGAAGCGCGGACTGATCCCCGCTTCAGTTACGGCTTTGGAAAATTAGAGGCGGAGCAAACACTCATGGCCGCCCATCGTGATCGAGGGTTTCCTGTGACGATCCTTCGGCTCCCCATCGTCATCGGACCGCGCGATCATACGCTCCGCGCTTTTAGCTACTGGATTCGCATCAAGGATGGTGCTCCGCTCATTCTTCCCGACGGAGGACGCCTCTGCTGGCGCTTTATTTCGAGCGGTGATGTTGTGCGGGCGTTTGTCGCTGTTTTGGAGTTCCCGCAGGCGATCGGCGAGGTTTACAACTTCGCTCAGAGGGAAATCGTGAGTCTGCGAGATTGGGTGAAGCTCTCGGCGGAGATCCTGGGTCGCTCGGTGAATATCGTCAATATTCCGAGCGAGTGGCTGAGTGCCCAGGGAATCAACATGGAGTTTTCTCCCTACTCCACCCCGCGCTCGTGGATTCTGGATATCGGCAAAGCAGAGCGCGATCTTGGCTGGGCATCAACCCCATGGCGGGAGTGGATGGAGGCGACGATCCAATGGTACGAACGCGAATATCACGGCCCGGCGCCGGAGAATTACTTTCGTCGTGGTGACGAACTGGCCCTCGTCAACCGGTGGCAGCAGCTTACGGGGGGTGGGGATGGCGGATAGGCCGTGTCCGGAATCGCATCGGCGTCAGCAGCAGGCTCTCTCAGCGATGGCGGGGGAAGTGATCTCTTTCTGACAGGAAAGGGTGCGCTGATTTTTCCGGTCCTGGACAATGGAGAGACTCGAACGCCTGCGCCCTTTTTCCGTAAGGGCACCGGACTGTAGCTCATGGAAGACTTTTACGACATTCTCGGCGTGTCCCGTCAGGCGACCGAGGCGGAAATAAAGGCCGCCTATCGCCGTCTGGCCAAGCGATATCATCCCGATGTGAACCCCTCTCCCGGGGCGGCGGAAGATTTTGACCGAATCACTCGGGCTTACCGCGTTCTGGGCGATACCCATCTGCGCGCGCTTTATGACCAGGGGCGACTCGAGGATTATGAGCAGCAGGCCCGACGATCGGATTATGTAGCGGCTGTTGAGCGCGAGATCCAGGAAATCGTCGAGGAGTTGCTTCGGCAGGACCGAGAGGAAGCGGCTGTGCGCAAGAGCATCGTCTTGCTTCTTGTTGCCCTGTTTTCCTCCACGTTTCTCGTGGCTTTTTTGCGGCCGCCTTTTTTTGAAGAGGGTAGTTTCCCCGTTCGGGTTGGGTTGCTTCTCCTGTTCGGATCGGGGATTCGCGAGTTGATGAGAACGGGCCGCCTCTGTCTGGAGCACTATACGCGGGAAGAGGACGTGACGATTTCGCTTCTCGGGAGCGAGCGGGGCGAGGAGAAGAAGCTCACCCGGCGGCAGGGGGTGTGGCTCGTGGGGGGAGGTTACCTGGCGGCACTCTGTCTCGGCTCGCTGCTCAGATGGCTGGTGGCGTCCGGATCTCCCGAGATCCTCGGAGAAAATCTCCTCTCGGTGATCATCATTCCGCCGGTTGCGGTCTATGTCGTGCTGAGACTGCGAGCGCTTGGCGAAGCTCTCGAACGGCTTATGCCGTGATGGGCTCCAATGGCTGCGTCGGTTTTTCCCCATCAAGCGCATCTGAAGCGCTTGTCCGGGCCTGATTGACAAGCGACGACGACTACTCTATATTGCGCCCGACAGCCGAAAATGTCGAAGATGTTGGGTTGCAGGTGAGTATGCTCAAACTGGAGAAGCTCGAGCTGCGCGGCTTCAAGTCGTTCGGCGATGAGACTGAAATCACCTTCCCTGGAGCCATCACCGCCATTGTGGGGCCTAATGGGTGTGGCAAGAGCAATATCGCCGACGGGATTCTCTGGGTTCTCGGGGAGCAAAGCGCCCGTTCGCTTCGCGGCACTCGCATGGAGGATGTTATTTTCCAGGGGAGTCGCTCACGGCCTCCCGTGGGGATGACCGAAGTCGTCCTGACGCTTTCGGCGGTCGCGGACATCGAAATTTCGGCAAATGGAGCAGGGGCGGAGGACGAGGCGACGGACGATGACGATGGGTCTCGCGGACGATCGCGGCTGACGCGGAAAATCCGAGCCGGTGAGGTGATCACTGTCGCCCGACGGCTCTACCGTTCCGGGACGAGCGAGTATTTCATTGACGGTCAGCACGTGCGGCTGCGGGACATCTATGACCTGTTCGCCGGCACGGGGCTGGGTCCGGGACACTATGCGATCATCGGTCAGGACCGCATCAGTGAGTTGATCAATGCCAAGCCTTACGAGCGTCGAGCCATCATCGAAGAAGCGGCGGGCATCACCAAGTTCCGATTGCGTCAGCGGGCCATTGAGCTGCGCCTCGAATCCACCCGCCAGAATCTCGCTCGGATTAACGACATCATCGCGGAAGTCGAGCGGCAGGTGGCCTCGCTCAAGCGTCAGGCGGCACGGGCACGACGGTACCGCCGGCTGAGGGAGGAACTGCGGACGCTTCTCCGCATCCTCTTCCGGCTGGAGTACCGCCGGATAGCGGACGAATTGGAGACGGTTCAGGCGCAGATCGAAACTCTGGCGCAGGAGAAGGCGCAATTGTTGGCAGAAATCTCGCGCCTTGAATCTGAACAACGGGACCTTGTGGAGCGAAGCCGGCGAGATGAGGCGCATGTTCACGAGATCCGAGAGCGCCTGGCTCGAGCTGACCTGGAGATCGAACGGGCGACGAGCCGTCGCACGAACGCCGAGCAGCAGCAGGCCGAGCTGATCCGTCGGTTCGCTGAGCTGGAGCGCGACGAGCATGCGCTCAAAGAGCGAATGACGGTGATCTCCCGCGAACAAACGCGCCTCCGAGCCGAAGCGGATCAGCTTGCCTCTGAGATTGCTCAAAGGGAAGGACAGCTCGCGGACGCCGAAAGCGAGCACGCTCGTCTCCTGGCCGACGTGCGGTCGCAAGAAGAAGCACTGGAGAGGTTGCGCGCCCGCTTCGTCGAAGCCGTCAACGCCGCCGCCACGTTGAGAAATGCTCGACAGCAGATCGAAGAGGCCATCCGCCGCATTGACCTCCGGTTGAAGAATCTGAGGAGCGAAGGAGACCGCGCCCGCCAGCGACGGGCAGAGCTTCTGCGGGAACGGCAGCAATTAGCCGACGAGATTGAGCGACTTCGTGAGCATGTGGCGACGCTCGTTCGCACCCGAGATGAGATCGCGTCCGCGTTAGCACAAGCGCGAGCAATCGAGGCCGCCGAGCGGAACGAACTGGCCGAACAAGAACGAACTCGTATCGCCTGGGAGAACCGGCTTCAATCCCTTATTGAGTTGGATGCGCACCATGCCTACTACTCGGATGCTGTTCAATATATCCTCCATCTGCCAGAGGCCCAGGATGAGCTGCATCTTCTGGGTACTTTGGCCGATAAGGTTCAGGTTGATCCCCGGTGGGAAAAGATGGTTGAGGCCGTCCTGGGCGAACGACTCCAGGCCATTCTCGTCCCGTCGCTTGAGGATGCCTGGCGAGCCATCGAGCGGCTGACGAGAGCCGGGGCCGGACGGGCACAGTTTCTCGTCGTAGGCATTGGCGGCGGCCAGGGGAATGGAGGCACGGCGGCGTCCTCTGCAGCGCCGACAAAGAACGACGCTCAGACGGGGGAATCCTCCTCGTCGTTCATGCGAATCCTTGGGCTCGACCCAATGGTCCAGGCCGCCTTTGCTCGTGCGTATCCCGAATAT from Blastocatellia bacterium includes:
- the smc gene encoding chromosome segregation protein SMC, translating into MLKLEKLELRGFKSFGDETEITFPGAITAIVGPNGCGKSNIADGILWVLGEQSARSLRGTRMEDVIFQGSRSRPPVGMTEVVLTLSAVADIEISANGAGAEDEATDDDDGSRGRSRLTRKIRAGEVITVARRLYRSGTSEYFIDGQHVRLRDIYDLFAGTGLGPGHYAIIGQDRISELINAKPYERRAIIEEAAGITKFRLRQRAIELRLESTRQNLARINDIIAEVERQVASLKRQAARARRYRRLREELRTLLRILFRLEYRRIADELETVQAQIETLAQEKAQLLAEISRLESEQRDLVERSRRDEAHVHEIRERLARADLEIERATSRRTNAEQQQAELIRRFAELERDEHALKERMTVISREQTRLRAEADQLASEIAQREGQLADAESEHARLLADVRSQEEALERLRARFVEAVNAAATLRNARQQIEEAIRRIDLRLKNLRSEGDRARQRRAELLRERQQLADEIERLREHVATLVRTRDEIASALAQARAIEAAERNELAEQERTRIAWENRLQSLIELDAHHAYYSDAVQYILHLPEAQDELHLLGTLADKVQVDPRWEKMVEAVLGERLQAILVPSLEDAWRAIERLTRAGAGRAQFLVVGIGGGQGNGGTAASSAAPTKNDAQTGESSSSFMRILGLDPMVQAAFARAYPEYETAEVVRDRDAAVERSLADPGRLFVTPEGEWVRGGCLLSGGADPGCAVGLLAVKREIRELRARLDQLTEHLRIRQRRLADHHADIEACEEKLGACESELREQEKTLFEKEVRFSEIEREIERVDQQLRVVAFEQTDAMAERTKALDAQAQIEAELARSEEELRELEGRSQQLQAEIALFREKITEAAERVSHVRVQLAAANERKQSLSHRLRHLDDEYAECERRGERIGWEKRAITAERETLSHTLEEVDAEISRLLAERSDLEEALNDALGHLAQVHQTSDHAHRAVTELREKESSLRDQLSQAEIARATLQSQAQFLHESCFAELAHTLEEVLAQPDDLTTLSPTVDVTDPQAIKHRIEELRRRLEEAGPVNMMALDELQQAEQRYEFLRRQREDIERSLASTEQALQEIRRRSRQRFLDAFHAINENFSAMFQELFGGGRGEMILLDPENILESGIDIIAQPPGKRLQNIHLLSGGEKALAALALLLAIFRYRPSPFCVLDEVDAALDDVNVARFSQKLIEMSERTQFIVITHNKETMEAAHVLYGVTMEEPGVSKLVSVRLQ
- a CDS encoding NAD-dependent epimerase/dehydratase family protein, translating into MSTILVLGGTRFFGRELVWRLSELGHEVTVLTRGQTQTDLPPSVRWLRGDRRDEASLREALGTRSWDAVIDNIGFTRQDAEIALRLFDGRIGRFLFTSTAAVYYCVKDLVCPFAESDTDVFPLREEARTDPRFSYGFGKLEAEQTLMAAHRDRGFPVTILRLPIVIGPRDHTLRAFSYWIRIKDGAPLILPDGGRLCWRFISSGDVVRAFVAVLEFPQAIGEVYNFAQREIVSLRDWVKLSAEILGRSVNIVNIPSEWLSAQGINMEFSPYSTPRSWILDIGKAERDLGWASTPWREWMEATIQWYEREYHGPAPENYFRRGDELALVNRWQQLTGGGDGG